A genomic segment from Sparus aurata chromosome 10, fSpaAur1.1, whole genome shotgun sequence encodes:
- the LOC115590015 gene encoding gastrula zinc finger protein XlCGF8.2DB-like codes for METEADGQDCGGPEPARSSVPDRHLQSGTEDMTGDSPEPEAEDSPEPEDSPEPQAEVNDDVWSETKELQSSLNSQKNTEVPVSGVGCGAGNEQFTSSDCGEISSKNSKLRICRRIQKGEKPFSCGGCGKIFNYKNDLTRHTKIHTGEKPFSCHQCGKRFTRKHCLIRHTRIHTGEKPYSCRECGKRFSRQQHVITHMRIHTGEKPFSCGECGKRFSIQQNLITHTKIHTGEKPFTCCECGKRFILKHDLIRHTLIHTGEKPFSCGECGKRFIQKQNLVAHTKIHTGEKPFSCGECGKRFIQKQHLITHTKIHTGERPFSCGECGKRFTRQQHVITHIMIHTGEKTCLCSEYGK; via the coding sequence atggaaacagaagctgacggacaggactgtggtggaccagaaccagccaggagCTCAGTTCCAGATAGACATTTACAATCAGGGactgaagacatgacaggagactctcctgaacctgaggctgaagactctcctgaacctgaagactctcctgaacctcaggctgaagtTAATGATGATGTTTGGAGTGAGACCAAAGAACTTCAGTCAAGTTTAAACtctcagaaaaacactgaagtcCCTGTAAGTGGTGTAGGATGTGGTGCTGGCAATGAACAGTTTACTTCATCTGACTGTGGTGAAATATCtagcaaaaactcaaaactgaggATTTGTAGGAGGATTCagaaaggagagaaaccatttagttgtggAGGATGTGGTAAAATATTCAACTATAAGAACGATCTcaccagacacacaaagattcacactggagagaaaccatttagttgtcatcaatgtggtaaaagatttaccCGAAAACATTGTCTTATCAGACATACaaggattcacacaggagagaaaccgtatAGTTGtcgtgaatgtggtaaaagattcagccGACAGCAACATGTTATCACACACATgaggattcacacaggagagaaaccgttcagttgtggtgaatgtggtaaaagattcagcattcagcaaaatcttatcacacacacaaagattcacacaggagagaaaccatttacttgttgtgaatgtggtaaaagattcatccTAAAGCATgatcttatcagacacacactgattcacacaggagagaaaccattcagttgtggtgaatgtggtaaaagattcatccaAAAGCAAAATCTTGTcgcacacacaaagattcacacaggagagaaaccgttcagttgtggtgaatgtggtaaaagattcatccaAAAGCAacatcttatcacacacacaaagattcacacaggagagagaccatttagttgtggtgaatgtggtaaaagatttaccCGACAGCAACATGTTATCACACACATCatgattcacacaggagaaaaaacatgtctttgctctgaatatggtaaataa